One segment of Solanum lycopersicum chromosome 1, SLM_r2.1 DNA contains the following:
- the LOC101245097 gene encoding probable purine permease 11 isoform X1: protein MADNQQPILQKDDAQHPMAKLNRLHFWLLVALNIVFLLVGQATAVILGRFYYEKGGNSKWMATVVQTAAFPLLFIPYLVISSPQTHSEASNRPSIITVSVVYLVIGVLVAGDNMLYSIGLLYLSASTYSLICATQLVFSAVISYFLNHQKFTALIMNSVVVLSLSASLLAVNEDSDKPPGVTKSKYVIGFLVTLAASAMYALLLSLMQLSFQKVLKKETFSVVLEMQIYTAIVATAVSTVGLFASGEWKTLHGEMGSFTAGKLAYVMTLVWTAIAWQICSVGVVGLVFVVSSLFSNVISTLSLAITPIASVIILHDTLNGVKVIAMLMAIWGFCTYIYQNYVDDLKASKAPSAVDDSPNESRSC from the coding sequence ATAATCAGCAACCTATTTTGCAAAAAGATGATGCACAACATCCGATGGCAAAGCTGAACCGTCTGCACTTTTGGCTTCTGGTGGCACTCAACATTGTTTTCCTTCTCGTTGGTCAAGCTACTGCTGTAATTTTGGGAAGATTTTACTATGAGAAGGGTGGAAATAGTAAGTGGATGGCCACTGTTGTCCAGACAGCtgcttttcctcttcttttcatTCCTTACCTAGTCATTTCTTCTCCTCAAACTCATTCAGAAGCCTCGAATCGACCTTCAATCATCACAGTTAGCGTGGTCTATTTGGTTATTGGTGTACTGGTTGCAGGAGATAACATGCTCTATTCAATTGGTCTATTGTATCTCTCCGCTTCTACGTATTCCCTTATTTGTGCAACACAATTGGTTTTCAGTGCAGTTATTTCTTACTTCCTAAACCATCAAAAGTTCACAGCACTGATCATGAATTCTGTTGTCGTGCTCTCATTATCTGCCTCTCTTCTTGCTGTTAATGAAGATTCTGATAAGCCTCCAGGCGTAACTAAGTCTAAATATGTCATTGGATTTCTAGTTACTCTCGCCGCTTCAGCTATGTATGCTCTATTGCTTTCCCTTATGCAGCTTTCATTCCAAAAGGTTCtaaagaaagaaactttttcCGTGGTTCTGGAGATGCAAATTTACACAGCAATTGTAGCcactgctgtctctacagtgggGCTGTTTGCTAGCGGGGAATGGAAGACTTTGCATGGGGAAATGGGTAGTTTTACCGCTGGAAAGCTTGCATATGTGATGACTCTGGTTTGGACAGCTATAGCTTGGCAGATATGCTCAGTTGGGGTTGTTGGTTTGGTTTTCGTGGTGTCCTCATTGTTCTCTAATGTCATTAGTACACTTTCCTTGGCGATCACCCCTATTGCTTCAGTGATAATCCTCCATGACACGTTGAACGGTGTGAAGGTAATTGCCATGCTGATGGCGATTTGGGGATTCTGTACTTACATATACCAGAATTACGTCGATGATCTTAAGGCAAGCAAAGCACCAAGTGCAGTTGATGATAGTCCAAACGAGTCAAGATCTTGCTGA
- the LOC101245097 gene encoding probable purine permease 11 isoform X2 codes for MAKLNRLHFWLLVALNIVFLLVGQATAVILGRFYYEKGGNSKWMATVVQTAAFPLLFIPYLVISSPQTHSEASNRPSIITVSVVYLVIGVLVAGDNMLYSIGLLYLSASTYSLICATQLVFSAVISYFLNHQKFTALIMNSVVVLSLSASLLAVNEDSDKPPGVTKSKYVIGFLVTLAASAMYALLLSLMQLSFQKVLKKETFSVVLEMQIYTAIVATAVSTVGLFASGEWKTLHGEMGSFTAGKLAYVMTLVWTAIAWQICSVGVVGLVFVVSSLFSNVISTLSLAITPIASVIILHDTLNGVKVIAMLMAIWGFCTYIYQNYVDDLKASKAPSAVDDSPNESRSC; via the coding sequence ATGGCAAAGCTGAACCGTCTGCACTTTTGGCTTCTGGTGGCACTCAACATTGTTTTCCTTCTCGTTGGTCAAGCTACTGCTGTAATTTTGGGAAGATTTTACTATGAGAAGGGTGGAAATAGTAAGTGGATGGCCACTGTTGTCCAGACAGCtgcttttcctcttcttttcatTCCTTACCTAGTCATTTCTTCTCCTCAAACTCATTCAGAAGCCTCGAATCGACCTTCAATCATCACAGTTAGCGTGGTCTATTTGGTTATTGGTGTACTGGTTGCAGGAGATAACATGCTCTATTCAATTGGTCTATTGTATCTCTCCGCTTCTACGTATTCCCTTATTTGTGCAACACAATTGGTTTTCAGTGCAGTTATTTCTTACTTCCTAAACCATCAAAAGTTCACAGCACTGATCATGAATTCTGTTGTCGTGCTCTCATTATCTGCCTCTCTTCTTGCTGTTAATGAAGATTCTGATAAGCCTCCAGGCGTAACTAAGTCTAAATATGTCATTGGATTTCTAGTTACTCTCGCCGCTTCAGCTATGTATGCTCTATTGCTTTCCCTTATGCAGCTTTCATTCCAAAAGGTTCtaaagaaagaaactttttcCGTGGTTCTGGAGATGCAAATTTACACAGCAATTGTAGCcactgctgtctctacagtgggGCTGTTTGCTAGCGGGGAATGGAAGACTTTGCATGGGGAAATGGGTAGTTTTACCGCTGGAAAGCTTGCATATGTGATGACTCTGGTTTGGACAGCTATAGCTTGGCAGATATGCTCAGTTGGGGTTGTTGGTTTGGTTTTCGTGGTGTCCTCATTGTTCTCTAATGTCATTAGTACACTTTCCTTGGCGATCACCCCTATTGCTTCAGTGATAATCCTCCATGACACGTTGAACGGTGTGAAGGTAATTGCCATGCTGATGGCGATTTGGGGATTCTGTACTTACATATACCAGAATTACGTCGATGATCTTAAGGCAAGCAAAGCACCAAGTGCAGTTGATGATAGTCCAAACGAGTCAAGATCTTGCTGA